The Zonotrichia albicollis isolate bZonAlb1 chromosome 6, bZonAlb1.hap1, whole genome shotgun sequence genome window below encodes:
- the LOC102073852 gene encoding galectin-related protein A produces MTEERCAKVEQYVGEIKGGLRPTMKLTVIGMVHSKPKSFSVTLLCDPVDANKDVGLLFTVNFSEKSITRNARIAGKWGREEKTIPYFPFTAGDTFKMELLCEHQQIRVLLDGRQLCDFTHRVQPLNLVKALRISGDIKLTKVA; encoded by the exons ATGACAGAGGAGAGGTGTGCCAAA GTGGAGCAGTATGTTGGTGAGATTAAAGGTGGCCTGAGACCAACCATGAAGCTCACAGTCATAGGCATGGTACACTCCAAACCCAAGAG cttttcagtGACCCTGCTCTGTGATCCAGTGGATGCCAACAAAGATGTTGGGCTGTTATTCACAGTTAACTTCAGTGAGAAATCCATCACTCGAAATGCACGAATtgctgggaaatggggaagagaagagaagactaTTCCCTACTTTCCATTTACAGCAGGCGACACATTCAAG ATGGAACTCTTATGTGAACACCAGCAAATACGAGTCTTGCTGGATGGACGGCAGCTCTGCGACTTCACTCACCGCGTTCAGCCTCTCAACTTGGTGAAAGCTTTGCGGATCTCAGGGGACATCAAGCTTACCAAAGTGGCTTGA